The DNA region GGCTCATCGAGGATCAGCAAGCTGGGGAAGGCGAGCAGGGCCATGGCAATACCAAGCCGTTGCTTCATGCCCAGAGAATACTGATCGGCCTGCTTGTGTTTTTGATTTTCGAGCCTTACGATTTTGAGGGCTTCGTCAATATTTTTAGTTGGTACATTCCGCAGTCGCTGCATGACTTTCATATTCTCGAGTCCAGTCAAGTGGCCGTAATAGGATGGGGATTCGATCAATGACCCAGTCTGGTTCAGAATGGACGGACGATGTTTATTCAGATCTTTGCCGAACACCTTTACGGTGCCTTCGGTGGGTTTGATCAAACCCAACAGCATTTTTAACGTGGTTGTTTTGCCAGCTCCGTTAGGGCCCAGAAACCCAAAAATCTGCCCTGTTTCAACAGCCAGATTAACCTGGTGTACGCGGTTAGTACCGCCATAAGATTTGGACAGGTTATGAGTTTCCACGATGGGGGAAGTGTTCATTATTGATCTCAACTCCATTTCACTAGTGTCTCTGTTGCTCTAAATATAGATCAGGCTTCTTGCTCGTGGCTGAAGATAACCTTACATTTACCTTAAATGGAAATGGAAAATATCGGGTGAATACCTTTATCATGTATAATAAAAAGGGTGATGTGAATGGACTTAATGAAGAATAAGAAAATATTGATCGTTGATGATGAGCCCGAAATCCGGGAAATGATTGAGCGTTTTTTACGTAAAGAGGGTTTTTTTCGGGTATACACGGCCGATAACTTCGTGAATGCCTTGGCAGTATGCAGGCTTGAAAAGCCGGATGCAGCTATCCTGGACGTGATGCTTCCAGACGGGGATGGCTTCTCTCTGCTCTCTTCGATCCGGTCATTCTCGGATATGCCCGTTCTGTTCCTGTCTGCGCGTGGTGAAGATGAGGATCGACTGCTCGGTCTGGGCCTGGGAGCAGATGATTACATGGTTAAACCCTTTCTTCCGAGAGAGTTGATCCTTCGGCTGATGGCCATTCTGAAACGGGTATATGCCTCTAATACGGTGGAGAGGTTGCCTGTATTCCGGTTGGGTGGACAAACCATTGATTTGGAAAGCGCTGTTGTACAGGGGAGAGATAGGGAGCTTCCACTGACAGCCAAGGAGCACGCCATACTGATCAAGTTGTATGAGAATCAGGGCCGGATCGTAACCAGTGATGCCCTGTGTCAAGCCGTATGGGGAGACGAGAGTTATGGTTATGAAAATACACTTATGGTGCATGTTCGGCGAATTCGGGAAAAGATTGAGGAAGACCCATCCAAACCGGTATTTCTGCTAACGGTTCGGGGACTTGGTTATAAACTGATGGCTCAGGAGTCCAGGTAATGGATGGCGTTGTTCGAATTCTTAGAAGGTTCGTCGGGTCAACCATTCTGGTATCTGTGGTGCTGTTACTATTCAATCTAATTCTGCTAGGTTCGCTGATCTTCAAGGAAATTCATGAGGGTCCTTCCCCTGGTGCGGTTGTGAAGCAGATGGCCAGTGGCCTGAGCAAGGGAGAGCAGGGGGACTATGCTCTGGACAGTGATGGAATGCAACTGCTGGATACATATCAGGCTTGGGCGATGCTGCTTGATCCTCAGGGCAAGGTACAGTGGAGCGAGCGGCTTCCGGCTGAAATCCCGCGCTCATATAACGTGACGGATGTTGCTAAATTCTCTCGGTATTATCTTAAGGAATACCCGGTGTATGTGTGGGAACGTGAAGATGGATTATTGGTCGTAGGCTACCCCAAGAATACGTACGGAAAATACCAGTTCGACTTTCTGGCAGAGTGGCTCAAGTCATTGCCTGTTCGGATTATATTATTATTGGTGTGTAATGTGGCTCTTGCTCTTCTGGTATCCATATTAATTGGAACGCGGGTGATCCGTAGTATTCGACCGTTGATCCATGGCATTCATGCACTGGCAAAGGAAGAACCTGTTCATGTCGAGACCAAGGGTATATTTAATGATCTGTCTCAAAGCATCAATTCAACATCCCGCATGCTTCAGGACAAAAATGACGATCTAAAAGCAAGGGATGAAGCGCGATCCAACTGGATTGCAGGCATATCTCATGATATACGGACACCATTGTCAATGATTCTGGGATACGCGAGTGAATTGGAGGAACAATCGGATTTGACAGCCGAGCAGAAACAGCAGGCAGCCATTATTCGTCGTCAGGGTGAACGTCTGCGATCACTGGTCAGTGATCTGAATCTGGTATCCATGCTGGAGTATGAGATGCAGCCCTTACATTTGAAGTCGATTCGACTTTCCGTTCTGGCAAGGCAAGTGGTTTCGGATTTTTTGAACAATGGCCTGGATGAACGATATCCGATCTCGCTACATGTCCAGGACGAGAGTCTGCATGTGATGGGAGATGAGCGCTTGCTGTATCGTGCAGTAACGAATCTGGTACAAAACAGTATTAGGCATAACCCGGATGGGTGTGCAATTGAGCTGGAAACGAAGCGTGCAGCGGAGGATTTATTTTGTGAATTTGTGGTGTCTGATGATGGAGAAGGGATTCCCAAAGAGTACTTGGACGATGTAGTGGTTCTCCCCTATACCGCAGGGCGTATACGGCCTTCCCGCCAGGGACATGGTTTGGGACTCCCCATGGTAGCAAGGATTGCGCAGGCCCACCGGGGCAGGCTTGTTCTGGAGAGTGGAAGCGGAGAAGGGCTTAGAGCAGTATTGAAATTACCAGCAACGTAGAAAGTACCTGTCTTGGGACAGGTATTTAAAATTGTATGCGTATAACAACGTAATAACACAATCTTGTCGTGATGGAAGTAAAATTCACTTTTTTTGTCAAAATGATGGAAAAAACAAAAAAAGAGATTTACAAAAAATAGCAAATCATGATAGAGTAAGGACAAGGAATAATTACATAATTTTAAATTTATGTAATTAAATGTATTCCAATTCAACTTTGGTGTTTAGCTTTTTTTAAGCTATACATATAAAAAAAATTGAATGGAGGTTTTTTCAATGAAACAATTCAATCTCGAAGCACTGGGAGCAATCGAGGACATCAGTGATGACGAACTTATGGTCATTACAGGGGCGGTATCGGTAATTGATGCCCAAGCTAGCGGTGGTGTATTCTGTACGGTAAGTCATGAATGCCATTATAATTCGGTTTCACCTTCTTCCTGGCTGACTTGTTGTTAAATTTTGCTCTCATCTTCAAGCACATAGCTGATTTCAGTTATGTGCTTGAATTTTTTATGAGGGTTTTGGGCACCAAACATCAATTAGAAGGGGAGATAAAACGATGAGCATACAAGAGCAGTTAAATAACTCCCGCTGGAGTGATGCACTCTACCTAACGGAGAAATATAAGCAGTTTGTGCAGCGATATGCTGTCCCAGTTCCCGACGATGTCTTATCTAGCGGGGATGCTGCTGCTGAAATAAATGAAGAAAATATAATCACTAACAATCAGAGTGTGGACATGCCTGTAGGACAAAATTCTGATTCTGGAAGGATGCAGCAGTGGCTCGACAAGTTTTTTCAGGATCAGGAGCATTTGTCGGATCGCTTCAGAGCAGAATCGATGAATGTTGATACGGTGCAGGATTTGTTTAATGATATGGGCTTCTTGTATGAATTTGCAGAGACGCCTTGGCACCAGGAACTTCGGAAAACATTCCTTGAGAATGACCATTTGGAAATTGAACATTTTATTGAGGGTGATACGGAAGAAATTCCGTTTTTTGAGTTTTCCAGACCCTTTCTGCAACGATCGATTCAGATCATGACTGAAGGCTTGACGGATGGATATGACTGGTTGGACAAACGGCGTGTTACCGGGCTGGTTCTGAAGACGGTTTCGGATAAAGTATTCCACATGTCTGCCAAAACACTAATCTATGAATTAAATAAAGCGAGATTGCAAGCAGAATTGAGAGGTGAGGATTCCCGGCAACGATATCAGCACTTTGTGAGTCAGAGAATAAAGTCCAGAGAACAGATTCTGGCCTTTTTGTTGGAATATCCTGTTCTTGCCCGGGGTATTGTTGAGCACACTCTGCGAATCAGCCTGAATATGATGCGTGTTCTGGAGCGCTTAACGAGGGATCGATATGAACTGGAAACCTTTTTTGAATTCAAGCTGGATAAGCTGGAGGATATCGTATTTCTCGGGGATTCCCATAATGGGGGAGCCAGCGTATTGCGGCTGAAGTTTTCGGAAGGGGTCAATGTCATGTACAAACCAAGGGACATGGCCATTGATACCGCTTTTGCCGGACTGCTGCAATGGTTTAACGATCAGAAGATCGGATTGCCTTTCCGCATTGCCAAATCGCTGGATCGTTCCGAATATGGCTGGCAGCAGTTCATTCCGTATGAGGAAGTTACAAGTCTGGAGGGAGTCGAACGTTTTTTTGAGCGGCAGGGGCAGTATCTGGCCATTCTGTACGCCGTTAACGCAACAGACATGCACATGGAGAACATCGTTGCCCAGGGTGAGCATCCATTCTTCGTTGATCTGGAATCGCTGTTGCACAATCAACCCTTCAAGTACACGGAAGAGAAGGATCAGTATACAGCCCTGGAGAAGACCCTTTCCATATTGAATGACTCCGTGTTAAAAACAAGCATGCTGCCCACGTTGGACTCCAACGCTTTGTATCACAGTGATCTGAGCGGGCTCGCAGGAGATGTGGATCAGATACTCAATACGTATGAGATTCACGATAAAAACACAGATACCATGAGAATAAAAAGAAGCAAGGTAAGTGTAAGCCGGTTCAGCCACCTGCCTTCATATGAGCATACACCAATTAAACCTGAACGATATATCCAAAGTTTAAAAAAGGGTTTCTATCGTATATACAGTGCCATCATGGAGCAAAAAGAGTTATTTATCTCAACCGTTTACAATTATTTCCATGGCTGCGCTGTACGGACTATTGCTCGCCCGACCATTACGTATTTTACGCTGATCGAAGCCAGCTCCCATCCAAAATATCTTAGAAACGGACTGGATAAAAGTCTGTTGTTCGACATGATGTGGATCATTGTGCGGCAGGATCGTAATCGTGAAAAACTGGTGAAATATGAGTGCCATGATCTGTTGCACGGAGATGTGCCTATGTTCCAGACCTTCATCGGTGAGGAAATGCTGTTTCACCACCATGACAACAAAGTGATTGATGGCGTATTTTCCTCTGATATTTTAACGCAGACCGCGGATAAAGTGCGGGCAATGAATCAGGAAGACATGGAGATGCAGTGGGAATTTACTGAGCGGACACTCCAGACCAAGTATGTGCTGGAACGCTCATTCGCCATGGAGAAGAGTACAGCAAGCGTTCGGCCGGAAAAATTGAATGAACATCGAATACCCATGACTAAAGAAGAATATCTGCATGAAGCCGTAAGGATCGGGGAGTACATAAAAGATATTGCTATTATGGGAGATGACGGCCGCTCGGTGTCATGGATCAGTATGGGTATGGATGCAGATGAGAAGTTAATCTACAAGTCTTCCGAGTTGGGATTATATAACGGAGTAACAGGCATTGCCTATTTCTACCTTTATCTGAGTCAGGAGACGGGTGACCCTAAATATGTGCAGATGGTTGATCTGTGTATCCAGACAGCCTGGGAAATGATTCGCAAAAAAATAGACAGGAACATCTCATTGTTCACTGGCTACGGATCACTCCTCTATCTGCTGGTGCATAAAGCCAAAGTGTGTTCGGAACAGGGTATCCATCCTGCTATGATGGAGTTGCTCGATATACTGGACGAGATGATCGATAATGATCAGCAACTGGATGTAATCTCGGGTTGTGCGGGCACATTGATGGCATGTGTGGACATGTATATAAGTTTTCAGTCGCAACAAGCGCTGGACGTGGCTGTACGATGCGGAGACCGCTTACTGAATCTTGCACAACCGATGGATCATGGCATAGCTTGGGTGACATCAGCGATCAATAAAACACCACTTAGCGGCATTGCACATGGGAACGCAGGCATCTGTCTAAGTCTGGCTCGACTGTACAGTGCTACAGGCAACAAAGCCTATCTTGAAACCTGTATGGAAGGACTGAAGTATGAGGAATCCCTCTACAGCCCGGAAGTAAACAATTGGAAAGATCTGCGATTCACCGATGGCAGCATGCCGGAAGAACATTATGTCATGTACTGGTGTAACGGTGCACCCGGTCTGGGAATCGCCCGAATAGGGATAGCGCAGCAATTGAACTCCTTGGGAGCTATCGATATGTTAGAAACAGACATCCGCAGAGCGATAGCTAAAACGATGGAAGACGGTTTTACAGAAGTTAGCTATTCGCTCTGCCATGGGGATATGGGCAATTTGGAGCTGATGCTGCTTGCAGCCGATTATTTGCAGGATGAAGCATTGGAGGAGTATTCGGTTCAGATGGCAGACTATATTATGGCACAGGTGAGAAGTGATAACGGTCATTGGAGATGCGGGATTCCTGGTCGTCAGCAAATTCCAGGACTGATGCTCGGACTTGCCGGCATTGGGTATCAATTGCTGCGACTGTATAACCGTAAACTGCCTTCAGTACTGATGATGGAGGGGCCGGAACGCAAGGAAATGAGGGATATAGCACAGACATACGTTATGGAAACGGCATCCGCCCAGCAGCAGATGAACACTGCGGGACAGCCATCTCATTTGGGGCGTAACTATGCCTGAACGGCCTGTATTCCGTCGCGGGAAGAGACAACGCAAAGTCCCTGTCAAACTACAAATGAATCAATATGATTGTGGTCCCAGCTGCCTGCATATGTTACTTGCGTACCATGGCTATGAAGCGGATTTTACCGATTTGAAGGAACGTTTTGCGATGCTGGGGAACGGTCGGGATGGCAGTTCCATGCTCAAAATGAAAGAAGTTGCCCAAACCTATCATTTGAAAGGGATAGCCAAAAAAGCTCCTGTAGAATCACTTAACAATGATTTCCTGCCGGTCATTTGTTTCTGGGAGGACAGACATTTTGTGGTGGTTGAGCGGGTTAAGGCGGGAGGGCATTTCATTATTGTCGATCCGGCTTTGGGGAGGCTGGTAATCAGCAGACAGGAGTTTGCGGAGAAATATTCAGGTGTTTTTCTGCTCGTAATTCCGGATGAGGATTTTGTGCCCTTGTCCGAGAAGAAGATTAGCAAAGTGGCGTATTTCAAGGATTTGATTCGCAGTAACAAAAAGTATTTTGTTTGGACCATTCTGCTCGCTCTGGGACTGCAACTGGTTTCGGTGGCCTTTCCGTTCCTGATGCAAGTTTCAATCGATGCAGCTACAAGCGGTGAAGGATACTCGTTATTTCCTGTCCTGATCACCAGCATTGTGCTGTTAACCCTGTTCCAGATCGGCTTCAGTTATACGAAGGATATGTGTATCGTAAGGCTTCAGGAAGTACTGGATTCTCAGCTAACGACAAGTTTTGTCTCCCATATGCTCAGACTGCCTTATCAATATTTTGAGATTCGATCCCGTGGAGATCTGATGCTGCGGATTAATAGCAACACGACCATCCGGGAAATTTTGTCCCAGAAGATGATTTCTACGCTGATCAATCTATTTTTGATAGTTGTTACCTTCACGTATATTGTGATCCAATCACGTCTGATCGCGTTCACACTGCTTGGTGTAGGATTAATGCAAATTCTTATTTTTGTATACACTCGGAGCAGATTCAAGAAGCTTACCCAAACCCAGATTGTCGCCCAGAGTCTGGCTGGATCGTTCATGACGGAAGTGTTGGAAGGCATCTCAACCATCAAATCACTCGGAATTGAGGAGCGTACCGGGGAGAAATGGAGAGCGCTATTCAAGCATCAACTCGCAACGGTCAAGGAAAAGGCAGTTTTTCAGACAAGAGTGAATACCGTGACTAACACGATGAATTTTATGACACCGATGCTTATTTTGATTGTAGGATTATATCAGATTATGCAGGGGAATATGACCCTCGGCATGCTCGTATCATTCCAGTCCCTGGCTGCGCTGTTTCTGGGGCCGCTGAACTCGCTTGCTTTGATGCTGAACGAGTTCGTGATGGCAGATGCGCTGCTGGATCGAATCTATGATGTCATTCAAGCCGAAGAGAGTAATAAATTCAAGAAGAAATCAACGGCACCTCTTCAAGATGTGAAGCTGAATGGGGATATTACGATCGATCAGGTCAGCTTCAGGTATACAGACTACGGTGAAGATGTGCTGAAAAATATCAATATTACGATTAAAGCAGGTCAAAGGATTGCCCTGGTTGGTAAATCTGGTTCAGGAAAGAGTACCTTGGCGAAATTGCTGGTAGGGCTGTATACTCCCACACAGGGAAATATCTATTTCGATGGGTTAAATATAGAAGAACTTGAGCAGCGGGATATTCGCAGTCAGATCAGTATTGTGCTTCAGGATAACTTTGTCTTTAACAACACGGTGTATGACAACATCAGGCTGCATGCAGAGGAGTCGACGACGGAGGATGTAATGATCGCAGCAAAGCTGGCCGATATTCACGCCGATATTGAGAAGATGCCGATGAAGTACAACACGCTAATCTCTGAGGCAGGTTCGAATCTGTCCGGAGGGCAGAAGCAGCGGGTAGCTCTCGCGCGAGCATTGGTGAGCAGACCTAAAATTCTTCTGTTGGATGAGGCAACCAGTGCGCTGGATACCGTTACAGAAGCGACCATTGCTTATAATCTGAATATGTTGAAATGTACCCAGATTATCATTGCCCACAGGCTGAGTACCATCCGAAGCGCGGACACCATATATGTACTTGATCAGGGCGAACTCGTTGATGCTGGAACACATGATGAATTGATTGAACGGTGTGAGCGGTACAATAGTCTTGTAGGTGAACAGTTGGCTGAAACCGGGGCCAGACAATATGGATAGGGTTTGAAATGACCCTGTTAACGGAATAATACCGGCTTTCTTTTCTGCACATGACGTGTCGAAGAGAAAGCTTTTTGTTATATGTGGAAAAATTGAGAAGTTAAAGTGATGCAAAATTCAGGAAAGTGGGTAATGTACACCGGAATGGACTAACGGAATCATTTAGGAACAAAGTTACATAAAAACGATGCCAACAGCCGATGTGTCCATGGTAGTTTTATACTATGATGCAGATAACAGAAGAAAAAGTGGACAACTGATGAAGCCAGGTCGCATAAGCTAGATCATGATGACATCAGTGGGAGCGTTTGGCGTTTGGGGAAGTGGGACGAGAAGATCGATTAGGGTTATTAATGAATCGAAAAAGAAAAGGTGATTGATATGAGGTTGAAGCGACAATTCGCATGTATGCTTTTTTTGACCATACTATCCACTTTCATTTTGGGAGGGTGTCAGAATATGAAGGAAAGTGAAAAACAGGCCTATTTTAAAGAAGCGGAAGCGGAGGCTGTAAAATATCTGAAGAATAAATACGAATTGGATGTAGTCATCACGAATAAAGAGTTGTTACCCGAGATGGCGCTTGACTCTATTGCCATGGAAGGACATGTGGTAGATCATGAAAAGCAGGAATTTACGATTTCGTACGATTATGAGGATAAAAAAATCAAAAACTTTGGCATGAGTCCAGCAATAAAGGAAGCTATTATAGCAAAGGGATATGATCCGTTTAACAAATAAATCATAATTCAGGATTGATTTTCTTGGAGGTGCAGCGGTTGTGAGCGAATCACCAAAAATTGATGATGAAACATACAACAAGATGTCAGAATTAGCTTATGAGAACCTGAAATCAGGTGTTGAGTTCGAGGACCTTCCCGGATGGCAGGTTCTTGAGGATACTCATGGAAACAAAAAATCCGGTTTTGATGCGGTGACCTTCTATAATCCTGAGACCAAACAGGCGGTTATCGCTTATCGGGGCACAGAGGGAAGTGCATCGTTGGATCGCAGCGCCCCTGACTATTATGCGGACGCTCAAATCGGCTTGCCTGAGCTTGGCAGAAAGATCGAACAAAGTACTGACCTTACGCCAGATTGGTTGGCTAATGGAATTCAGAAGGTAAGAGATGTGACCGGGATTACCAAAGTCGAGAATGTTGTAGGAGATCTGGATAAAAAGCTGGATAAGACATTTGGACTGGGCCCCAACCAAATGTATGAAGCGGAAGACTACGCCAAAGATATGCAAAAAAAGTACAAGGATTTGGATTTTTCGCTGACAGGACATTCGCTTGGAGGGGGGAATGCCCAATATGCAGCTGCATACACGGGACTTACCGCGGTGACGTTCAGTGCGCCATCCGTGATTTCCAGTCTCACGCCAGAAGCGAAACGAAAGGCCGAAGAGGGTGGGTTTGATAGCCAAATCATCAACTACGGACATCCCGGAGATTTTGTAACCAGCGGATTTTTTGGTGGATATGATCGACACGTCGGTTCCATGTATTACATCAATTCCAACTACAAGGATATGAATGATGACATGAGCATGATGGATAAAATCAGTAACACCTTTGGCGGTAAAGAGTACCACAGTCTGAAACAGTACAAGTTCGAGAATGGCTATATTTCCAACGATCTATATGATCCGGTTACAGGCGAGAAAATCAGTTATTCACCACGTGAGCCGTCCAATGTCCTGTCTGATCTTGCAGCATTTATGCGGAACCTGGGTGGGCAAGCAGGTAACCTTGCAAGAAGCATCGCCGCAGCAGCAGGAGCGTCTGGTCTGATTCAAGTAACGCCGGAAGAACTGAAAAGTGTCGCTGCCCGGTGGAAGCAAAATGCTCAACAGTGCAATGCAGAGTTGAATACGGTAAGGAGTCGGATGGCCCAATACCTGCATTCCAGCCGTAGTCGCAGACTTGAGCCTATCGTCACTCATTTGGATGCATCTATTAACGAATTAAGCACATGGCACTTGAAACACACCAGCCAGTTCCTGGACTTCATCGATGCAAAAGCGGATGCCTTCAGACAGGCGGATGAGAGTCCGGTCCATTTTAATTAAGACTCAGGTGTGGTGGCAGATTGCCACATCACACGTACATAAGGAGGGAACACGAGTGAGCGGACAATTGCTGGTGGAATTAAGCGATCTCCGGATTGCGGAAAAAGAACTGACACAGCTGCTTGCCCGTCTGCAAGCCGATGAGCAGGAAGCCAGGGTGTTATATGGCCGGCTTAATGATTGGAAAGGACAATCCGCTGATTATACAAGAGAGCAGATCGAATCGTTCTTCGCGGGTCTGTCGGGAAGGATTCAGTCGATTGAACAGCAGAAGAAGAGTTTACTGCAATATATTGAAGTAATGATCCAGACGGATGAGGGACGATAAGGAAAGAGCCGTAAGGACGCTGCTCTTAACCAGTGAGCGTAAGCATGTGTTTGAAATCAAAATTAGCGTATGCATATAGATAACAAAAAGGAGCCACGGCACATCGGGATAGACCCCGTTTGCCAAAGGCTCCTTTCTTTATCTATCTACTATTAAACTACAGGGTATCTCTTAACGTCTTTTGCGACGTGTTGCCAGAGCAATACCCAGGAAGGACATGATCAATGCCAGAATGGACACGATCAGTGTTGCCTGTTGCAGCTTCAATGTGCCTGGGTCGGAATTCGTATTGTTTGGCTCACCTGTAACCGTATCGTTCAAGGCGTCTCCCAGAGTGGCATCATCGTTGGTCTTGGTATCGTCACCTGCTGCTGTTTTATCATCATGACCCGCATTGCCAGCTGTGCCAGCACTATCGTGACCTCCGCCTGCCGTGGCATTACCTGTAGCAGCAGGATCTTGGCTAATTGCCGTAATACTGTGCGGGTTGCTGTCGCTTGGTCCGCCTGTCCATTCCACGATGCTGCCATCGCTATAATACTGGAACGCATCCCAGGCTACTTCCGTTTCGGCATCCGGATTCTGTGCCACGAAGTTGAACTGCTGGAATTGACCAGCCAAAATCCCTTCGTTATCCCCGTCCACTTCCCACGTAATGGATGTTACTTCATTGGAATCATTTTTCTCCGTAGAGATTTTCCAGCCAGCCAGCGGTTGGTATTGCTTGAATGCAACGCCTTTTGGTACTTTCAGTGTAACTTTGGTGGTAGGCAGCTCTTTTTCGGATGGAATTTTGATGCTATACGTCTGCCATGCTCCCGTTTGTGCCACAGTTGGGTTGACGGTGACGTGCGCACTGGCGAATCCGGCGAACAGCATTAGTGCAGCAGCGCCTGCAGTGAGGCTTGATGTCAGTTTGGAAGTCCATGATGTTTTCTTCAAAATAATGTACCCCTCTCAATTCTTCTAATATATAAGTTCAACTAAAGAATATTTACACTAGCCACTACAATGACAGAACAACCTTCCGATCGCTGTTATCCCCAGATTTTTTTGATCCTCTTCTTCAAAGGGGAAAATCCGGTGATAAAGGCGAACGCTTCGCTTCTTCAGGTTTTTTCTGTCCTCTCCGTTATTGTGTAAATGTTTAGTTGAACATATAAGGCCAATCATTAATCGGTTAAAACCTACGGATTAGCGGTGTCGATCTCAAATTCGGTATCCAGCGAATCCAGGGATCGGGTTAGCAGATGCACCTTGATGTTCCAGCGTCCTGGCATGGAGATGTATTCTTCTGCCTCGTATACGCCAGTATCATTTTTTGGAATCGTAATCTCGTAAATGCCCATATCCATATCCAGATGAGTCAGTGAAAGTGTGATCTGTTCCAGGTCGTTAACTGTAGTGCCATCCGGTTTCTTCACGTCAACCTTGAACTGGTTCTCTCCGGTAACGTTTGGACTTACCTGGAGTGTAATGGTTGTGCCATCATCCGTGGTCTGCGTTTCGTTATAAGGTCCTGCCACTGCAGGTTGTCCGGGAGACAGGTGTGTCAACACAGCAGCCAGCGCAAGAACAACAGCACCCGCAATCAGTTCAGTCTTGAGACTGCCTGCGAGTCGGTTGCCACTGCCTGTCCGTGCAATTCTGGCATGGCGCGAGGCCAGTACAAGCATGACAACAAGCAAGATAACTTTGGCAATAAGCACGAGACCATATGCTGTTGTGAACAGTGACGTAATTACAGGGGCTGGCAAAATGATCAAGCTGCTGTATATCCCCGTAGCGACGAGAGCAGCAACAGCACCAATGCCCCAGGCTGTAAAGCGCCGTATGGCCGTCCAATAGACTTCTCCTCGCACAGTAGAGGGCAGTTTATCCGCGAGCGG from Paenibacillus sp. JNUCC-31 includes:
- a CDS encoding response regulator transcription factor, giving the protein MDLMKNKKILIVDDEPEIREMIERFLRKEGFFRVYTADNFVNALAVCRLEKPDAAILDVMLPDGDGFSLLSSIRSFSDMPVLFLSARGEDEDRLLGLGLGADDYMVKPFLPRELILRLMAILKRVYASNTVERLPVFRLGGQTIDLESAVVQGRDRELPLTAKEHAILIKLYENQGRIVTSDALCQAVWGDESYGYENTLMVHVRRIREKIEEDPSKPVFLLTVRGLGYKLMAQESR
- a CDS encoding type 2 lanthipeptide synthetase LanM family protein, which translates into the protein MSIQEQLNNSRWSDALYLTEKYKQFVQRYAVPVPDDVLSSGDAAAEINEENIITNNQSVDMPVGQNSDSGRMQQWLDKFFQDQEHLSDRFRAESMNVDTVQDLFNDMGFLYEFAETPWHQELRKTFLENDHLEIEHFIEGDTEEIPFFEFSRPFLQRSIQIMTEGLTDGYDWLDKRRVTGLVLKTVSDKVFHMSAKTLIYELNKARLQAELRGEDSRQRYQHFVSQRIKSREQILAFLLEYPVLARGIVEHTLRISLNMMRVLERLTRDRYELETFFEFKLDKLEDIVFLGDSHNGGASVLRLKFSEGVNVMYKPRDMAIDTAFAGLLQWFNDQKIGLPFRIAKSLDRSEYGWQQFIPYEEVTSLEGVERFFERQGQYLAILYAVNATDMHMENIVAQGEHPFFVDLESLLHNQPFKYTEEKDQYTALEKTLSILNDSVLKTSMLPTLDSNALYHSDLSGLAGDVDQILNTYEIHDKNTDTMRIKRSKVSVSRFSHLPSYEHTPIKPERYIQSLKKGFYRIYSAIMEQKELFISTVYNYFHGCAVRTIARPTITYFTLIEASSHPKYLRNGLDKSLLFDMMWIIVRQDRNREKLVKYECHDLLHGDVPMFQTFIGEEMLFHHHDNKVIDGVFSSDILTQTADKVRAMNQEDMEMQWEFTERTLQTKYVLERSFAMEKSTASVRPEKLNEHRIPMTKEEYLHEAVRIGEYIKDIAIMGDDGRSVSWISMGMDADEKLIYKSSELGLYNGVTGIAYFYLYLSQETGDPKYVQMVDLCIQTAWEMIRKKIDRNISLFTGYGSLLYLLVHKAKVCSEQGIHPAMMELLDILDEMIDNDQQLDVISGCAGTLMACVDMYISFQSQQALDVAVRCGDRLLNLAQPMDHGIAWVTSAINKTPLSGIAHGNAGICLSLARLYSATGNKAYLETCMEGLKYEESLYSPEVNNWKDLRFTDGSMPEEHYVMYWCNGAPGLGIARIGIAQQLNSLGAIDMLETDIRRAIAKTMEDGFTEVSYSLCHGDMGNLELMLLAADYLQDEALEEYSVQMADYIMAQVRSDNGHWRCGIPGRQQIPGLMLGLAGIGYQLLRLYNRKLPSVLMMEGPERKEMRDIAQTYVMETASAQQQMNTAGQPSHLGRNYA
- a CDS encoding sensor histidine kinase, whose product is MDGVVRILRRFVGSTILVSVVLLLFNLILLGSLIFKEIHEGPSPGAVVKQMASGLSKGEQGDYALDSDGMQLLDTYQAWAMLLDPQGKVQWSERLPAEIPRSYNVTDVAKFSRYYLKEYPVYVWEREDGLLVVGYPKNTYGKYQFDFLAEWLKSLPVRIILLLVCNVALALLVSILIGTRVIRSIRPLIHGIHALAKEEPVHVETKGIFNDLSQSINSTSRMLQDKNDDLKARDEARSNWIAGISHDIRTPLSMILGYASELEEQSDLTAEQKQQAAIIRRQGERLRSLVSDLNLVSMLEYEMQPLHLKSIRLSVLARQVVSDFLNNGLDERYPISLHVQDESLHVMGDERLLYRAVTNLVQNSIRHNPDGCAIELETKRAAEDLFCEFVVSDDGEGIPKEYLDDVVVLPYTAGRIRPSRQGHGLGLPMVARIAQAHRGRLVLESGSGEGLRAVLKLPAT
- a CDS encoding ABC transporter ATP-binding protein — its product is MNTSPIVETHNLSKSYGGTNRVHQVNLAVETGQIFGFLGPNGAGKTTTLKMLLGLIKPTEGTVKVFGKDLNKHRPSILNQTGSLIESPSYYGHLTGLENMKVMQRLRNVPTKNIDEALKIVRLENQKHKQADQYSLGMKQRLGIAMALLAFPSLLILDEPTNGLDPAGIGEIRELIKSLPSQYGITVLLSSHLLSEIEQIATSVGIISDGKLLFQGTMQSLQANNKATIRFQTTDPARAEKILLTQGYMPKIQGKQLVFDYLRDEDVSRMNKVLVEHDIPVIRIEEHKKSLEDIFLDLTGKERSL
- a CDS encoding type A2 lanthipeptide, coding for MKQFNLEALGAIEDISDDELMVITGAVSVIDAQASGGVFCTVSHECHYNSVSPSSWLTCC